From Diaminobutyricibacter sp. McL0608, one genomic window encodes:
- a CDS encoding DUF1801 domain-containing protein, whose product MGDAAVPPEVEAYFGALDERRRAVVLPVFETVRAAMPEGYQLGVQWRMPGWVVPLERFPDTYNKQPLAYVSVAAQKTYNSLYLMAIYSDSEEDRRFRQAWARGGRTLDMGKSCLRFRALADVDLDLVAETVAAFPVERFLETYQRIRS is encoded by the coding sequence ATGGGCGACGCAGCCGTACCACCCGAGGTCGAAGCCTATTTCGGGGCGCTCGACGAGAGAAGACGTGCCGTTGTGCTGCCTGTTTTCGAGACGGTCCGCGCCGCGATGCCGGAGGGCTATCAGCTCGGAGTCCAGTGGCGGATGCCCGGCTGGGTCGTCCCACTCGAACGCTTTCCGGACACCTACAACAAGCAGCCGCTTGCTTACGTCAGCGTGGCCGCCCAGAAGACCTACAACTCGTTGTACCTCATGGCGATCTACAGCGACAGCGAGGAGGACCGCCGGTTCCGCCAGGCCTGGGCGCGTGGTGGTCGCACGCTCGACATGGGCAAGAGCTGCCTGAGATTCCGGGCCCTTGCCGACGTCGACCTCGACCTGGTGGCGGAGACGGTCGCAGCATTCCCGGTGGAGCGGTTCCTCGAGACGTACCAGCGCATCCGGTCCTGA
- a CDS encoding malate:quinone oxidoreductase, which translates to MSNSPIDVVLIGGGIMSATLGALIQRVQPDWSIRIYESLGEVAQESSNPWNNAGTGHAALCELNYMPEGPDGTVDASKAISINEQFQLSRQFWASLVTAGDLPDPRGFINSTPHMTFVRGRDNVRYLRRRYEALKDQPLFAGMEYSEDPAVIAEWTPLLMKKRSPKQRIAATRVPAGTDVDFGALTRALTENLTARGAQVALNHRVRSIRRTKDGLWKLRVRHEVGNTPHEVTARFVFVGAGGGALHLLQKSGIPEIKGFGGFPISGQFLRTSNPKIVAQHQAKVYGKAAVGAPPMSVPHLDTRVVDGEASLLFGPYAGFSPKFLKTGSWWDLPGSVRPSNLGPMLAVARDNFDLVKYLIGEVLANREKKVKALQEFMPTAKSEDWELITAGQRVQVMKKDEKKGGVLQFGTEVIAAADGSIAGLLGASPGASTAVPIMLDVLERCFPDRYQAWLPTLQKLIPTIGTTLNDRPAEAATVIASTAQTLELAA; encoded by the coding sequence GTGAGTAATTCCCCCATCGACGTCGTCCTCATCGGTGGCGGCATCATGAGCGCAACCCTTGGCGCCCTCATTCAGCGGGTCCAGCCCGACTGGTCGATCCGTATCTACGAAAGCCTGGGCGAGGTCGCCCAGGAGAGCTCGAACCCGTGGAACAACGCGGGAACCGGGCATGCCGCACTCTGCGAGCTGAACTACATGCCCGAAGGGCCGGATGGAACCGTCGACGCGTCCAAGGCGATCAGCATCAACGAGCAGTTCCAGCTGAGCCGCCAGTTCTGGGCGAGCCTCGTGACCGCCGGTGACCTGCCTGATCCACGCGGCTTCATCAACTCGACCCCGCATATGACGTTTGTGCGCGGCCGCGACAACGTCCGCTACCTGCGCCGCCGCTATGAGGCGCTGAAGGACCAGCCGCTCTTCGCCGGGATGGAATACTCCGAAGATCCTGCAGTGATCGCCGAGTGGACACCGCTGCTCATGAAGAAGCGCTCTCCCAAGCAGCGCATTGCGGCGACTCGCGTGCCCGCGGGCACCGACGTCGATTTCGGTGCCCTGACCCGCGCCCTCACCGAGAATCTCACCGCGCGGGGTGCACAGGTCGCGCTCAACCACCGGGTCCGCAGCATCCGTCGCACGAAGGATGGGCTGTGGAAGTTGCGGGTGCGCCACGAAGTGGGCAACACTCCCCATGAGGTCACGGCACGCTTCGTGTTCGTCGGGGCCGGCGGGGGAGCGTTGCACCTGCTGCAGAAGTCGGGCATCCCCGAGATCAAGGGCTTCGGTGGTTTCCCGATCAGCGGTCAGTTCCTGCGAACGAGCAATCCGAAGATCGTCGCCCAGCACCAGGCCAAGGTGTACGGCAAGGCTGCTGTCGGTGCGCCGCCCATGTCCGTGCCGCACCTCGACACCCGTGTTGTCGACGGGGAAGCGTCGCTGCTCTTCGGGCCGTACGCCGGATTCAGCCCGAAATTCCTGAAGACCGGATCGTGGTGGGACCTGCCCGGCTCGGTGCGTCCCTCCAACCTCGGACCCATGCTCGCCGTCGCCCGCGATAACTTCGATCTCGTCAAGTACCTGATCGGTGAGGTCCTGGCGAACCGTGAGAAGAAGGTCAAGGCGCTGCAGGAGTTCATGCCGACCGCGAAGAGCGAAGACTGGGAGCTCATCACCGCGGGCCAGCGCGTGCAGGTGATGAAGAAGGACGAGAAGAAGGGCGGCGTGCTGCAGTTCGGTACCGAAGTGATCGCCGCCGCCGACGGATCGATCGCCGGTCTTCTCGGCGCTTCTCCCGGTGCGTCGACGGCCGTTCCGATCATGCTCGATGTGCTCGAGCGGTGCTTCCCCGACCGCTACCAGGCGTGGTTGCCGACGCTCCAGAAGCTCATCCCGACGATCGGGACGACGCTCAACGACCGGCCGGCCGAGGCCGCCACAGTCATCGCGTCGACCGCGCAGACACTCGAGCTCGCCGCCTGA
- a CDS encoding ABC-F family ATP-binding cassette domain-containing protein, producing the protein MAFPDVSTTDFASTGASIPAASTADYLKADGLSRSYGDRRVLTDVSLTVSTGHRLGLIGENGVGKSTLLRLLAGVEGADAGAITRPLRTGVLWQEVRFDPSQTLDDLIEAALGEVRAIERELQASAAALADGDSARYERALDAAEQAGIWTVEARRDELLDGLGVGGIPLTRRLSEVSGGQRSRFALAALLLERPDALLLDEPTNHLDDDACAFLERQLVAWRGPIVFASHDRAFLDSVATELLDLDPSSRERTTFGGNYSDYLVAKADERARWERRFADEQDELKALKFAVDVTARNIAFSGRPRDNDKFAKSFKGGALDKQISRRVRNASGRLDELTRSQVRKPPSLLSFAGIPSGSHALGEADGLLLQLTDARIGDRLDVASFRVEPQSRILITGSNGAGKSTLLAALAGAVALEAGSVSRRKGLRVGMLDQDVRFADPAASSRRLFREGVGEKRAETTPLVSLGLIAPRDLDRPVGALSVGQQRRLALALILAKPPHVFLLDEPTNHLSLSLATELEEALGAYPGAVVVASHDRWLRANWEGERVMMTGGRVVRSDTPEQA; encoded by the coding sequence TTGGCATTCCCCGATGTTTCCACCACCGATTTCGCGTCCACGGGCGCTTCCATCCCTGCCGCGTCCACGGCCGACTATCTGAAGGCGGATGGTCTTTCGCGCAGCTACGGCGATCGTCGCGTGCTCACGGATGTGTCCCTCACGGTCTCGACCGGCCACCGCCTGGGTCTGATCGGCGAGAACGGCGTCGGCAAGTCGACGCTGCTGCGGCTTCTCGCCGGGGTGGAGGGCGCCGACGCGGGAGCGATCACCCGTCCGCTCCGCACCGGGGTGCTCTGGCAGGAGGTGCGCTTCGATCCGTCCCAGACGCTGGACGATCTGATCGAGGCCGCCCTCGGCGAGGTCCGCGCCATCGAGCGGGAACTCCAGGCTTCGGCCGCCGCTCTCGCCGATGGGGATTCCGCCCGATACGAGCGCGCCCTGGACGCGGCCGAACAGGCCGGAATCTGGACGGTCGAGGCCAGACGTGACGAGTTGCTCGACGGTCTCGGCGTCGGCGGAATTCCGTTGACGCGTCGTCTCTCGGAGGTGTCGGGCGGCCAGCGCAGCCGGTTCGCGCTCGCGGCGCTGCTGCTTGAACGACCGGATGCGTTGCTCCTCGACGAGCCGACGAACCACCTCGACGACGACGCCTGTGCCTTCCTCGAGCGCCAGCTCGTGGCCTGGAGGGGACCGATCGTCTTCGCGAGCCATGACCGGGCCTTCCTCGATTCGGTCGCGACCGAGCTCCTGGACCTGGATCCGTCGAGCCGTGAGCGCACGACGTTCGGCGGCAACTACTCCGACTACCTCGTCGCGAAGGCGGATGAGCGCGCCCGCTGGGAACGCCGGTTCGCGGACGAGCAGGACGAGCTGAAAGCCCTGAAATTCGCGGTCGACGTGACGGCGCGCAACATCGCCTTCTCGGGTCGGCCGCGCGACAACGACAAGTTCGCAAAGTCGTTCAAGGGCGGTGCGCTCGACAAGCAGATCAGCCGGCGGGTTCGCAATGCGTCCGGCAGGCTCGACGAGCTCACCAGGAGCCAGGTGCGCAAGCCGCCGTCGCTTCTCAGCTTCGCCGGGATCCCGTCGGGTTCGCACGCCCTGGGCGAGGCGGACGGCTTGCTGTTGCAGCTGACGGATGCCCGGATCGGCGACCGTCTCGACGTCGCGTCGTTCCGCGTCGAGCCGCAGTCGCGCATCCTGATCACCGGCAGCAACGGTGCCGGAAAGTCGACGCTGCTCGCTGCGCTGGCCGGTGCGGTCGCACTCGAGGCCGGCTCTGTGAGTCGCCGCAAGGGTCTGCGTGTCGGGATGCTGGACCAGGATGTGCGATTCGCGGACCCTGCTGCATCGTCTCGTCGGCTCTTTCGCGAGGGTGTCGGCGAGAAACGGGCGGAAACGACGCCCCTCGTCAGTCTTGGGCTGATCGCGCCACGGGACCTCGACCGTCCGGTCGGTGCCCTTTCTGTCGGCCAGCAGCGTCGACTGGCGCTCGCTCTCATCCTGGCGAAACCACCGCATGTCTTCCTGCTGGACGAGCCGACCAACCACCTCTCGCTGAGTCTCGCAACTGAACTGGAGGAAGCCCTCGGCGCCTATCCCGGTGCCGTGGTCGTCGCGAGCCACGACCGGTGGCTCCGCGCCAACTGGGAAGGCGAGCGGGTCATGATGACCGGCGGTCGCGTCGTAAGGAGCGACACACCGGAGCAGGCTTGA
- a CDS encoding Rv2578c family radical SAM protein, producing the protein MRWSGQELAVEEPSALPGLARLNNLVRSVKTPEFAGITFHEVLAKSALNKVPGGSAMPFGWTINPYRGCSHACVYCFARPTHTYLDLDSGKDFDNEIIVKVNVAEVLGRELVKPSWGHHPVALGTNTDPYQRAEGRYALMPGIVGALTDSGTPFSILTKGTLLRRDLDLIVDAAEHVPVDLAMSIAVYDDELQQSVEPGTPTTKARLATVTAVREHGLECAVFLMPILPYLTDTRAHLDEALRQAKAAGATSVLYSALHLKPGVKEWFYLWLERAHPELLPNYRKLYSGGTYAPKGYRQWLAAKIKPLIRAHGLERGYEDPLTGGVRSTALGTTRDADGERRRTAVTGRANPNELAPGVALSAMEAQPTLF; encoded by the coding sequence ATGAGGTGGAGCGGACAGGAACTGGCTGTGGAAGAGCCGTCGGCGCTGCCGGGGCTCGCACGGCTGAACAACCTGGTCCGGTCTGTGAAGACGCCGGAGTTCGCCGGCATCACCTTTCACGAGGTGCTGGCGAAGTCCGCGCTCAACAAGGTTCCGGGCGGCAGCGCGATGCCTTTCGGCTGGACGATCAACCCGTATCGGGGCTGTTCTCATGCCTGTGTCTACTGTTTCGCGCGGCCGACTCACACCTACCTCGACCTCGACTCAGGCAAAGACTTCGACAACGAGATCATCGTCAAGGTCAACGTCGCCGAGGTCCTCGGCAGAGAACTCGTGAAACCGAGCTGGGGCCACCACCCCGTCGCGCTGGGCACCAACACCGACCCGTACCAGCGTGCGGAAGGCCGCTACGCCCTGATGCCCGGCATCGTCGGAGCGCTGACGGACTCAGGAACCCCGTTCAGTATCCTGACCAAGGGCACCCTGCTGAGGCGCGATCTCGACTTGATCGTCGACGCGGCCGAACACGTTCCCGTCGACCTGGCGATGTCGATCGCCGTCTATGACGACGAACTGCAGCAGTCGGTCGAGCCCGGGACGCCGACCACGAAGGCGCGACTCGCGACGGTGACGGCAGTCCGCGAGCACGGACTCGAGTGCGCCGTCTTCCTCATGCCGATCCTGCCGTACCTCACGGATACGCGAGCGCACCTCGACGAAGCGCTGAGGCAGGCGAAGGCAGCCGGGGCGACCTCGGTTCTGTACTCCGCCCTGCATCTGAAGCCGGGCGTGAAGGAGTGGTTCTATCTCTGGCTCGAACGCGCGCATCCCGAGCTCCTGCCCAACTACCGCAAGCTCTACTCCGGAGGAACCTACGCGCCCAAAGGCTACCGTCAGTGGCTCGCTGCAAAGATCAAGCCGTTGATCCGCGCGCACGGTCTCGAACGCGGCTATGAAGATCCGCTCACCGGCGGCGTGCGATCTACCGCGCTCGGCACGACTCGCGACGCCGACGGCGAACGGCGGCGCACCGCCGTCACAGGTCGCGCGAATCCGAACGAACTCGCGCCCGGCGTCGCCCTGTCGGCGATGGAGGCACAGCCGACGCTGTTCTGA
- a CDS encoding sensor histidine kinase — MSLGLPSHLARAANSRAIAAAAQAAAFVCLASAFVNLLIAALGSAGGHYWYASIVLAPMAALLILLSRRRTTALTIAYLAVGTASTYLYAASVLALTPSYHDTNLFVIALPIVAMTLVGGTGTGALAGILWATVGFALAEAAVYCAALTAGRAFHTDAISLGAYLLIVGVLAFDGLTRGVRSRPQSAVHRAIRDNREAAVRQELAVEAAAELHDTVLSELVTIASSMPGPLRPQLRRRIEDDLRQLGRDPTASVHERRVASTDPAEAWYESDLREAIELARDEGLSVDVSGDRESLGLLSTERRKAVGLAVRQCLISVLRHAGSATAEIAISASDSSVSVLVVDAGRGFTATAATSDRLGLRNSVHDRIERVGGTVTIWSNPDIGTTVMMRVPASQGAEKGLVS; from the coding sequence ATGTCGCTGGGACTTCCGAGTCATCTCGCGCGCGCAGCCAACAGCCGCGCCATAGCGGCGGCCGCCCAGGCGGCCGCCTTCGTCTGCCTGGCATCGGCGTTCGTCAACCTGCTCATCGCGGCGCTCGGCTCGGCTGGAGGCCACTACTGGTACGCCTCGATCGTCCTCGCCCCGATGGCGGCTCTTCTCATCCTGCTCAGCAGGCGCCGCACGACCGCTCTGACGATCGCCTACCTCGCGGTCGGCACTGCGTCCACGTACCTCTACGCCGCATCGGTGCTCGCCCTCACCCCCAGCTATCACGACACGAACCTCTTCGTGATCGCCCTGCCCATAGTGGCCATGACCCTCGTCGGCGGAACGGGGACGGGTGCGCTCGCGGGCATCCTCTGGGCGACCGTCGGCTTCGCACTGGCCGAGGCGGCCGTCTATTGTGCCGCCCTCACCGCCGGCCGTGCCTTCCACACCGACGCGATCTCCCTCGGCGCCTACCTCCTCATCGTCGGTGTCCTGGCCTTCGACGGCCTGACCCGCGGGGTCCGCAGCAGACCGCAGTCGGCCGTCCACCGCGCGATCAGGGACAACCGTGAAGCGGCAGTGCGCCAGGAGCTCGCCGTGGAGGCCGCGGCCGAACTCCACGACACCGTCCTCAGCGAACTCGTGACGATCGCCAGCTCGATGCCGGGACCCCTGCGCCCGCAACTGCGGCGCCGCATCGAAGACGATCTCCGTCAGCTCGGGCGCGACCCGACAGCGAGTGTCCACGAGCGGCGGGTAGCGTCGACGGACCCGGCGGAAGCCTGGTACGAGAGCGACCTCCGCGAGGCGATCGAACTGGCCCGCGACGAAGGACTCTCGGTCGATGTGTCAGGGGACCGCGAATCCCTCGGGCTCCTCAGCACGGAGCGACGCAAAGCGGTCGGGCTCGCCGTCCGTCAGTGCCTCATCAGTGTCTTGAGGCACGCGGGCAGCGCGACAGCGGAGATCGCGATCTCCGCATCGGACTCGAGCGTCTCCGTGCTCGTCGTCGACGCCGGCCGCGGCTTCACCGCGACAGCGGCGACGTCAGACCGCCTCGGGTTGCGCAATTCCGTCCACGACCGGATCGAACGGGTTGGAGGGACCGTCACCATCTGGTCGAACCCCGACATCGGCACCACCGTCATGATGCGCGTACCTGCTTCCCAGGGCGCGGAGAAGGGGCTGGTCTCATGA
- a CDS encoding response regulator transcription factor encodes MSPTDQNALPGPVRLALLDDHELLLDSLASWIKANAPEFELVLRASTWLDLVHSNAFPTDLVMMDLQLRESVSIGARVRTCRAAGAKVIVLTAIDGQADRDSALAAGAAAYLNKSEPMSEVMAVARTVMGLDGTETPEPAWRPLPNGATQVARPHLSDGERLALSLYADGRTTGQVAREMGVQYETAKTYLRRVREKYGKVGRPTSSRADLIRRAAEDGYLT; translated from the coding sequence ATGAGCCCCACAGATCAGAATGCGCTCCCCGGGCCGGTCCGCCTTGCCCTCCTCGACGACCACGAATTGCTGCTCGACAGCCTTGCCAGCTGGATCAAGGCCAACGCGCCCGAGTTCGAGCTGGTTCTCCGTGCGAGCACCTGGCTGGATCTTGTGCACAGCAACGCGTTCCCCACCGACCTGGTGATGATGGATCTCCAGTTGCGCGAATCGGTCTCGATCGGCGCCCGGGTTCGCACCTGTCGCGCCGCAGGCGCGAAGGTGATCGTCCTGACGGCGATCGATGGCCAGGCCGACCGCGACAGTGCTCTCGCCGCCGGTGCCGCCGCCTACCTCAACAAGTCGGAACCGATGAGCGAAGTGATGGCAGTGGCGCGCACGGTGATGGGCCTCGACGGCACGGAGACACCGGAGCCTGCATGGCGTCCGCTGCCGAACGGCGCTACGCAGGTCGCTCGACCGCACCTCAGCGATGGGGAGCGACTCGCGCTCTCGCTGTACGCCGACGGGCGCACGACCGGGCAGGTGGCGCGGGAGATGGGCGTTCAATACGAAACGGCCAAGACCTACCTGCGGCGAGTACGCGAGAAGTACGGGAAGGTGGGGAGACCGACCAGCTCGCGGGCGGATCTCATCCGGCGCGCCGCAGAGGACGGCTACCTCACCTGA
- a CDS encoding thymidine kinase — translation MAKLYFRYGAMNSGKSTAMLQAAYNYEERGHRVLLAKPAIDTKGDMGILSRLGVTREVDFLIAPETDAYGRFQHHRERTIKRYDRDVSCLLVDEAQFLTEAQVDDLLRIALLENIPVLAYGIRTDFQTVAFPGSRRLLEIAHSLEELKTICRCGRKAIFNARKIDGIFVFDGDQVAIDGASVSYESLCGACYLQESQGVLNNGRRRWPVEAGTPAYMAEPDPDFT, via the coding sequence GTGGCAAAACTGTACTTCCGATACGGCGCGATGAACAGCGGCAAGAGCACTGCGATGCTGCAGGCTGCGTACAACTATGAGGAACGCGGTCATCGGGTCCTGCTCGCCAAGCCGGCGATCGACACCAAAGGCGACATGGGAATCCTGTCGCGACTGGGCGTGACGCGGGAGGTCGACTTCCTGATCGCTCCGGAGACGGATGCGTACGGCAGGTTCCAGCATCATCGGGAGCGCACGATCAAGCGGTACGACCGCGATGTCAGCTGCCTGCTGGTCGACGAAGCGCAGTTCCTCACGGAGGCGCAGGTCGACGACCTTCTTCGTATCGCGCTGCTCGAGAACATTCCCGTTCTGGCATACGGCATCCGGACCGACTTCCAGACGGTCGCCTTCCCCGGCAGTCGCAGGCTCCTCGAGATCGCGCACAGCCTGGAAGAACTGAAGACGATCTGCCGCTGCGGCCGCAAAGCGATCTTCAATGCGCGCAAGATCGACGGCATCTTCGTGTTCGACGGAGACCAGGTGGCGATTGACGGCGCGTCCGTGAGCTACGAGTCGCTGTGTGGCGCCTGTTACCTGCAGGAGAGCCAGGGGGTGCTCAACAACGGCCGGCGTCGCTGGCCCGTCGAAGCCGGCACACCGGCCTACATGGCTGAGCCCGACCCCGACTTCACCTGA
- a CDS encoding UDP-glucose dehydrogenase family protein, translated as MKISVIGCGYLGAVHAAAMAELGHEVVGIDVDSARIESLAAAIPPFFEPGLPEILASATASGRLRFSTDISEVADATVHFVAVGTPQQHGSHAADLRFVDAAFVALAPYLKPGDVVAGKSTVPVGTASRLSARLASTAPGAILTWNPEFLREGFAVTDTISPDRLVYGVPGGDEGARAAGVLDEVYASAIEGGTPVVVTDYATAELVKVSANAFLATKISFINAMAEIAEVTGADVTALADAIGYDARIGRRFLNAGVGFGGGCLPKDIRAFTARAEELGRGESLAFLKEVDQINLRRRQRVIDLVVELLDGQVNGKRIAVLGLAFKPHSDDVRDSPALDVAVQLRGLGAKVVATDPQAVANARRRHPQLRYTDDVLTALDDADAVVLVTEWPEYKALDPVQVAGLVRGTVIVDGRNCLDAEQWRAAGWTYRGLGRR; from the coding sequence ATGAAGATTTCCGTGATCGGCTGCGGTTACCTGGGGGCTGTCCACGCCGCCGCCATGGCAGAACTCGGACACGAGGTCGTGGGGATCGATGTCGACTCCGCCCGGATCGAGAGCCTGGCTGCTGCCATCCCTCCGTTCTTCGAGCCCGGCCTGCCGGAGATCCTCGCATCGGCGACCGCGAGCGGCAGACTCCGATTCAGCACGGACATCTCCGAGGTCGCCGACGCGACCGTGCATTTCGTCGCGGTGGGCACGCCCCAGCAACACGGCAGTCATGCCGCGGATCTTCGGTTCGTCGATGCCGCGTTCGTCGCGCTCGCGCCATACCTGAAGCCCGGCGACGTCGTGGCCGGCAAGAGCACGGTGCCGGTCGGAACGGCATCTCGACTCAGCGCCCGACTCGCATCGACGGCGCCCGGTGCGATCCTCACCTGGAATCCTGAGTTCCTGCGTGAGGGTTTCGCCGTGACCGACACCATCTCACCTGACCGCCTTGTCTACGGCGTCCCTGGCGGTGACGAGGGGGCGCGCGCGGCGGGCGTTCTCGACGAGGTCTACGCCTCCGCGATCGAGGGCGGCACGCCGGTCGTGGTGACCGACTACGCCACTGCCGAACTCGTGAAAGTCTCGGCGAACGCCTTCCTCGCCACCAAGATCTCGTTCATCAATGCGATGGCGGAGATCGCCGAAGTGACGGGGGCGGACGTGACGGCCCTCGCGGATGCGATCGGGTACGACGCGCGAATCGGCCGCCGGTTCCTCAACGCCGGCGTCGGGTTCGGTGGAGGATGCCTGCCGAAGGACATTCGGGCGTTCACCGCCCGCGCGGAGGAACTCGGCCGCGGGGAGTCATTGGCGTTCCTCAAGGAGGTCGACCAGATCAACCTTCGGCGGCGGCAGCGTGTCATCGACCTTGTCGTCGAGTTGCTCGACGGGCAGGTGAACGGCAAGCGGATCGCGGTGCTGGGGCTCGCCTTCAAGCCGCATTCCGATGATGTGCGCGATTCCCCTGCGCTCGACGTGGCCGTTCAGCTGCGCGGGCTCGGTGCCAAGGTCGTGGCGACCGACCCGCAGGCGGTCGCGAATGCCCGGAGACGGCATCCGCAGCTCAGATACACGGACGATGTGCTCACGGCGCTGGACGATGCGGATGCGGTGGTGCTGGTCACCGAGTGGCCCGAATACAAGGCGCTCGACCCCGTGCAGGTCGCTGGTCTCGTTCGTGGCACGGTCATCGTCGACGGCCGCAACTGTCTCGACGCCGAGCAATGGCGTGCGGCGGGCTGGACCTATCGCGGTCTTGGGCGGCGCTGA
- a CDS encoding DUF4012 domain-containing protein — MESNPAISKRRRVISLTVAALVLLIAAVVGWIGIRGLIAKQELQAINPLVTKIEASVGSGDLGAARTAARQLEAHARLAAGLTDDPLWRAAEVVPLAGANLAAVRQLAAATEAVSSRVVTPLIAVSASVDLEKFKPVGGRLDLAPLVQAAPAVLRAQAALSDVDRSVSAIRTGDTLGVVTDAVTRVRNAINRVSPTITALANSARVLPGMLGADGPRNILLLTQNPAELRATGGLVGSLTLIHTDGGAFSIVAQASTTDFPPLASPVMPLPAATEGLYGSVVGRYVQDVGATPYFPVTAKLAAMMWTGKFGGTIDGVVAIDPVTIQYILKATGPVKVAGGRQLYAGNVVRILLSDSYRDYSAPRAQDAFFASTASAVFSKVASGSADATRLVRALGQAGAERRVLIWSSHPSEQAVFAATTLGGGLPASSPQVAGIGVYFNDATGGKMDYYLKSTVSVATGVCRADRIPTSRVTVSLTNGAPADAGTSLPAYVTGSGMFGVPPGTVRTRVAVYGPKDGLLIATSSGKALYPTRAATDTGRPVSLFTVDLKPGASRTIVVDLLDVAQKAPHAQLTVTPSLGGTVSQNVALACDSTVK, encoded by the coding sequence ATGGAGTCCAACCCGGCGATCTCGAAGCGACGACGCGTCATCTCTCTGACCGTCGCCGCGCTCGTCCTGCTGATCGCCGCGGTCGTCGGCTGGATCGGCATCCGGGGACTCATCGCCAAGCAGGAGCTGCAGGCGATCAACCCCCTGGTCACGAAGATCGAGGCCTCTGTGGGCTCGGGCGACCTGGGAGCGGCCCGGACTGCGGCGCGGCAGCTCGAAGCTCACGCACGACTCGCGGCCGGACTCACGGACGATCCGTTGTGGCGGGCGGCCGAGGTGGTTCCTCTGGCGGGCGCCAACCTTGCCGCGGTACGGCAGCTCGCAGCCGCGACCGAAGCCGTCTCCAGCAGGGTCGTCACGCCGCTCATAGCGGTGTCCGCGTCCGTCGACCTCGAGAAGTTCAAGCCCGTGGGCGGACGACTCGATCTGGCGCCGCTCGTTCAGGCGGCGCCGGCCGTCCTCCGGGCCCAGGCCGCGCTGAGCGACGTGGACCGGTCCGTCTCTGCCATCCGCACGGGTGACACGCTCGGGGTCGTGACGGATGCGGTCACCCGTGTACGGAACGCCATCAACCGGGTCAGCCCGACGATCACCGCGCTGGCGAACAGTGCTCGCGTGCTTCCCGGGATGCTCGGAGCGGACGGCCCCCGCAACATCCTGCTTCTGACGCAGAACCCTGCCGAGCTGCGGGCGACCGGCGGGCTCGTGGGTTCGCTGACCCTCATCCACACCGACGGGGGAGCGTTCAGCATCGTGGCGCAGGCCTCTACGACGGACTTCCCGCCGTTGGCGAGCCCGGTCATGCCGCTGCCGGCGGCGACGGAGGGCTTGTACGGATCGGTCGTCGGGCGCTACGTACAGGACGTCGGGGCGACCCCGTACTTCCCCGTGACAGCGAAACTTGCCGCAATGATGTGGACTGGGAAGTTCGGCGGGACCATCGACGGTGTGGTCGCCATAGATCCTGTGACCATCCAGTACATCCTGAAGGCCACCGGCCCGGTGAAGGTCGCCGGCGGCCGGCAACTCTACGCGGGCAACGTCGTTCGCATTCTCCTGAGCGACAGCTACCGCGACTATTCGGCGCCACGCGCCCAGGACGCTTTTTTCGCATCGACAGCGTCGGCGGTCTTCTCCAAAGTCGCCTCCGGGTCGGCCGATGCCACCAGGCTCGTTCGGGCGCTCGGCCAGGCTGGAGCGGAGCGGCGTGTGCTCATCTGGAGCAGTCACCCGTCGGAGCAGGCGGTATTCGCCGCGACGACGCTCGGCGGTGGGCTGCCGGCCTCGAGTCCCCAGGTGGCGGGAATCGGGGTGTATTTCAACGACGCCACCGGCGGAAAGATGGACTACTACCTCAAGTCGACCGTCTCGGTCGCGACCGGGGTCTGCCGTGCCGACCGGATACCGACCTCACGCGTGACCGTCAGCCTGACCAACGGGGCGCCGGCGGATGCGGGAACGTCCCTTCCCGCCTATGTCACCGGCTCCGGAATGTTCGGGGTGCCGCCGGGCACCGTTCGCACTCGGGTGGCCGTGTACGGGCCCAAGGATGGCCTTCTCATCGCGACGTCGAGTGGGAAGGCGCTTTATCCCACGCGTGCGGCCACTGACACCGGCAGACCGGTGAGCCTGTTCACGGTGGATCTGAAGCCGGGAGCGAGCCGAACGATCGTCGTAGATCTGCTCGATGTCGCCCAGAAGGCCCCCCATGCCCAACTCACTGTTACCCCCAGTCTGGGTGGCACAGTGTCACAAAACGTTGCCCTCGCCTGTGATTCGACCGTAAAATGA